In Theobroma cacao cultivar B97-61/B2 chromosome 7, Criollo_cocoa_genome_V2, whole genome shotgun sequence, the genomic window gcCCAATTCGACCGTTGCGaagatttatattaaaaaacccTCCCTGTTTACCGTTGGAGAAAACAAAACCACCGTAACCCCCCCGTCCCTCCCTACTATTTCTCCCTTCAAAAATCTCTTTCTTCCTCACTTTTCTTCGTTGTCACTCAACTCAACTCAACTCTCTCTGTCTTTGTCTTGTATATATCCATGGCGGATCAAAGCTCAAACCCATCAATTATGGAGTCAAAACAACCACACCCACTTCACCAAATAGCAGAAACACCAACCCACAGGCTGCTTTTGAAACAGTGGGTGAAAGAAGAGGAGCTCATTTTCAATAGAATTTCCCTCAAGGAGACTCAAATCGACTCCGTCCGTAAAGAAATCACTCAGCTTtacatcttcttcttcctcttccacTCCATCTCTCTCCTCCTGCTCTTCAACTCTTCTTCCAAGGACCCTCCCACCGGTGCCTGCCATAGGTCTTGGATCCCATCTCTGTGTTCTTTGCTATGTTCCATGGGAATTACCTGGGCGGTTAGGTATAAAACTGATGTGGAAGGGCACTTGGAGAAGCTGTTGGAGAGGGAAAAAGAGGATGGGAAGTTGTTGGCCAAGTGTGTGGAGGAGTTGAAGAAGAAAGGCGTGGAGTTTGATCTGTTGAAAGAGGTTGATGCCCTTCGGAGAGCCAAGAGTTTGAGGGTGGAGGCTAAAGCTGTGAGGAAATGGTCTGCTAGGGACTTTGTTACATTGTTTTTCTTCACTGTTTCATGTATGGTTCTTGGGTTAACAAGGATTATTCTGTGCAGTTAATTAGAGTTGTTGGGATCATGTATGAATTTTGGCATATTGGGGTATTGATTCTTTTGtggggtttttctttttagtacATTTGGCAGAGGATTAATCTTGGATTCTGTCACATAGAATGGCTGGggaattctttttcttttctgagtTGGAAGTATTTGCAGAATATTCTGTTCTGCTTTTGTAATTTGCAGC contains:
- the LOC18594664 gene encoding uncharacterized protein LOC18594664; translated protein: MADQSSNPSIMESKQPHPLHQIAETPTHRLLLKQWVKEEELIFNRISLKETQIDSVRKEITQLYIFFFLFHSISLLLLFNSSSKDPPTGACHRSWIPSLCSLLCSMGITWAVRYKTDVEGHLEKLLEREKEDGKLLAKCVEELKKKGVEFDLLKEVDALRRAKSLRVEAKAVRKWSARDFVTLFFFTVSCMVLGLTRIILCS